In Hahella sp. KA22, one genomic interval encodes:
- a CDS encoding DUF2288 domain-containing protein, producing the protein MTEINNAGEPLSPADELRAKLVSDTARINWRELERFYAKGQVVLVSTELDLIETAAAVAQDDKQKVEAWIKSGELGGVTAETAQRWHDESYELWAVVVAPWVLVQDKPA; encoded by the coding sequence ATGACAGAGATTAATAACGCTGGCGAACCCTTGTCTCCCGCTGATGAACTACGTGCGAAGCTGGTGTCTGATACAGCGAGAATTAATTGGCGCGAGTTGGAGCGTTTTTATGCGAAGGGGCAGGTCGTACTGGTGTCTACAGAGCTTGATCTGATAGAAACGGCTGCAGCGGTGGCCCAGGACGACAAACAAAAGGTGGAAGCCTGGATCAAATCCGGCGAGCTGGGCGGCGTGACGGCGGAGACTGCGCAGCGTTGGCATGACGAAAGCTATGAACTATGGGCGGTTGTTGTAGCGCCTTGGGTGCTGGTGCAGGATAAGCCCGCCTGA
- a CDS encoding alanyl-tRNA editing protein, translating to MMTQELFREDAYAKECVARVVAIKENAVLLNKTIFYPLGGGQPGDTGELESQDARIWKVTDSRKDPDGEGILHILDSSEGLKEDMELTLRIDWERRYAHMRMHTCLHLLCSLIDAPVTGGNISADKGRLDFYLDYSPDKEDLERRINALVSAAYPVSYRWITDEELDAQPELVRTLSVQPPRGAGQVRLVNVDGVDLQPCGGTHVKNTAEIGPVVIGKIENKGKGNRRINLVLASV from the coding sequence ATGATGACGCAGGAGCTGTTCAGAGAGGACGCATACGCAAAAGAGTGTGTCGCCAGGGTGGTAGCGATCAAGGAAAACGCAGTATTACTGAATAAGACAATATTCTATCCTCTGGGTGGTGGGCAGCCCGGCGATACGGGAGAGTTGGAAAGCCAGGATGCTCGGATCTGGAAAGTGACAGACTCCCGCAAAGACCCGGACGGCGAAGGAATCTTGCACATTCTGGACAGCTCAGAGGGCTTGAAGGAAGACATGGAACTGACGCTTCGCATCGATTGGGAGCGCCGCTATGCGCACATGCGGATGCACACTTGCCTGCACTTATTGTGTTCCCTGATAGACGCGCCTGTAACCGGAGGCAATATATCTGCGGACAAAGGTCGTCTGGACTTCTATCTGGATTACTCTCCCGACAAGGAAGACTTGGAGCGCCGAATTAACGCATTGGTCTCTGCGGCTTATCCTGTCAGTTATCGTTGGATTACCGATGAAGAACTGGACGCTCAGCCAGAGCTGGTCCGAACACTGTCCGTGCAGCCGCCAAGGGGGGCGGGCCAGGTGAGGCTGGTGAACGTAGACGGCGTTGATTTACAGCCCTGCGGCGGCACTCATGTGAAGAACACCGCTGAAATTGGCCCTGTTGTGATAGGGAAAATCGAAAATAAAGGCAAGGGTAATCGTCGGATAAATCTGGTATTGGCGAGCGTGTGA
- a CDS encoding WG repeat-containing protein, whose protein sequence is MLKRVLSYIGLAALLATSVCSQAWAAPSVVDVSTLQCEVKDGAPRCDDKIQFDMRYEQELREGRCRYRSLEGLPVGDRWFDRCVDGFIGAYAQVCLVGQMGRLGCGAINHSGEIVIPLVYDHIEITPHSAIVAVNYNGKWGFFNLDEDRLLLAPQFSRITSFSEGLAYVETESEDITEPGWIINEQGLRVASVPRKIQVAGRFSDGLAPARSDTLWGYINNKGEWAISPQFYYAGEFSSGYATVLAIDKPQQWAIIDVSGAGALFFEGGQHRVGEVVGAAVAVTFGCESEPAVATSVRCKRMCLELNNPEPKAACTKVIETR, encoded by the coding sequence ATGTTGAAGAGGGTCTTGTCCTATATCGGCCTGGCCGCCTTGTTGGCGACTAGCGTATGTTCTCAGGCATGGGCTGCGCCCTCTGTGGTGGATGTTTCCACGCTGCAATGCGAAGTCAAAGACGGCGCGCCTCGTTGTGACGACAAAATTCAGTTCGATATGAGGTATGAGCAAGAACTGCGTGAAGGTCGCTGCAGATATCGTTCCCTGGAGGGGCTGCCAGTTGGCGACCGTTGGTTTGATCGCTGCGTTGACGGTTTTATTGGCGCTTATGCGCAGGTATGTCTAGTAGGGCAAATGGGGCGCTTGGGGTGTGGTGCGATTAACCATAGCGGCGAGATTGTTATTCCGCTGGTGTATGACCACATAGAAATTACTCCTCATAGTGCAATCGTCGCCGTCAACTACAACGGTAAATGGGGATTTTTTAACCTGGATGAAGATCGCCTGCTGCTGGCGCCTCAGTTCTCACGCATCACCAGTTTTAGCGAAGGCCTGGCCTATGTGGAGACGGAGAGCGAGGATATCACTGAGCCTGGTTGGATCATTAATGAGCAAGGCTTACGTGTGGCTTCCGTACCGCGCAAGATTCAGGTTGCGGGTCGCTTTTCTGATGGGTTGGCTCCCGCTCGCTCGGATACATTGTGGGGGTATATCAACAATAAAGGCGAATGGGCCATATCACCTCAGTTTTATTATGCTGGAGAGTTTTCCTCTGGTTATGCCACCGTCTTGGCGATAGACAAACCGCAGCAGTGGGCGATTATCGACGTATCTGGCGCTGGCGCCCTCTTTTTCGAAGGCGGCCAACATCGAGTTGGAGAGGTTGTCGGCGCTGCTGTGGCGGTGACCTTTGGTTGCGAGAGCGAGCCGGCGGTGGCGACCAGCGTCAGGTGCAAACGTATGTGTCTGGAGCTGAACAACCCTGAGCCGAAAGCCGCCTGTACAAAAGTCATTGAAACCCGCTGA
- a CDS encoding helix-turn-helix domain-containing protein, translating into MSAFGVKLRELREARRLSQLELSLEAEVSSRHISFMETGRSKPSREMVLHMARILGVDMTTTNSLLTLAGYSQVFGERRLDAASMAPVRKALAQLMQSHMPYPAVVLDRHYNLIQANAAQQFMMQRLMAAGMAISETPNFMKVFLAQDGLRPFVDDWELLACHMLQRIWREHTLEAGAAEDEAFIYELLSIEGIPSDWKKRNLESLDTPVINFNINLDGVKLRMFSSISSFGAPLDITVRDIRIEHFFPLDDATEAYWRSHCEGL; encoded by the coding sequence ATGAGCGCATTTGGTGTGAAGTTACGGGAGCTGAGAGAAGCGCGACGGCTCAGTCAGCTTGAGCTTTCTTTGGAAGCAGAGGTGTCTTCGCGACATATCAGTTTTATGGAGACGGGTCGCTCCAAGCCCAGTCGAGAGATGGTGTTGCATATGGCGCGAATATTGGGAGTGGACATGACGACGACCAATAGTTTGCTGACGCTGGCTGGATACAGCCAGGTGTTTGGTGAGCGGCGTCTGGATGCGGCATCCATGGCCCCAGTGCGCAAGGCTTTGGCGCAGCTGATGCAGTCGCACATGCCGTATCCCGCTGTGGTGTTGGATCGACATTACAACCTGATTCAGGCGAACGCTGCCCAGCAATTTATGATGCAACGACTTATGGCTGCCGGCATGGCGATCAGCGAGACGCCGAATTTCATGAAGGTCTTTCTGGCTCAGGATGGGCTGAGGCCTTTTGTTGATGATTGGGAGTTGCTGGCCTGTCATATGCTCCAGCGTATTTGGCGAGAGCATACGTTGGAGGCGGGTGCTGCGGAGGATGAAGCGTTTATTTACGAATTGTTGAGCATCGAAGGCATTCCTTCTGACTGGAAAAAGCGCAACCTTGAGAGTCTGGATACTCCTGTCATCAACTTCAATATCAATCTGGACGGCGTGAAGCTGAGAATGTTCAGCTCAATCTCCAGCTTTGGCGCGCCCTTGGATATCACGGTCAGAGACATTCGCATCGAACATTTCTTTCCTCTTGATGACGCCACTGAAGCCTATTGGCGCAGCCATTGCGAAGGGCTTTAG